A window of the Plasmodium vivax chromosome 12, whole genome shotgun sequence genome harbors these coding sequences:
- a CDS encoding hypothetical protein, conserved (encoded by transcript PVX_083450A): MKNTVLRIKAELENVKKLYCDDDFLWIFNIKDSTSSLTRENIQFRNTDVLDIPNSRGTANFLLKWTEYPKYSTINFVKTKNGCSYDSGADNDWRDFATFECRGIELVEFLPHGNFIVEDIKGKIYYDVNLSDRNWCDYNQDHEMCVGIYNVEHEIY; this comes from the exons atgaagaacacCGTGCTTCGAATAAAAGCCGAGTTAGAAAACGTTAAGAAGCTATACTGTGACGATGACTTCCTGTGGATCTTCAACA TCAAGGACAGCACGTCTTCCCTCACGAGGGAAAACATCCAATTTAGGAACACCGACGTTCTGGACATTCCCAACAGCAGGGG AACGGCCAATTTCCTTCTCAAATGGACTGAGTACCCGAAGTACTCAACCATAAACTTTGTTAAG ACCAAAAACGGCTGCTCCTACGACAGCGGAGCGGACAACGACTGGAGAGACTTTGCCACCTTCGAGTGCCGAGG gatcGAACTGGTGGAGTTCCTGCCGCACGGCAACTTCATCGTGGAAGACATCAAGGGGAAAATTTACTACGACGTGAACTTGTCCGACCGAAACTGGTGTGACTACAACCAG GACCACGAAATGTGCGTGGGCATTTACAACGTGGAGCATGAGatatattaa